The following proteins are encoded in a genomic region of Acidimicrobiia bacterium:
- a CDS encoding glutamate-5-semialdehyde dehydrogenase: MIDQMGSKASDSARILASLDTATKNEALFAMAGELDARVASILAANADDMQDARAQGISGSLLDRLALSPDRVGAIANGLRKVAGLPDPIGSLTGGWVLTNGIRLQRIRVPLGVVAIIYEARPNVTADAAGLCFKSGNASILRGSSYTLRSNNAIANALRAALEGLGLPADGVQLMQDTSREGATALMQAKDWIDLLVPRGGPGLISAIEELATVPFVIDGAGNCHVYVDASADLEMAADIAFNAKTHRPGVCNAAEKLLVHGDVAAEFLPVIAERLLSAGVELRGDAETRVILPGIAPATEDDWPTEFLDLVMAIKVVPSLDAALDHIRAYSTGHTEAIVTGDLMASERFVRETDSAVVMVNASTRFTDGEEFGFGAEIGISTQKLHVRGPMGLEALTTEKYVLHGEGQIRS, translated from the coding sequence ATGATCGATCAGATGGGCTCGAAGGCGAGTGATTCTGCACGAATCCTTGCCTCTCTCGACACTGCCACAAAGAACGAGGCGCTCTTCGCCATGGCGGGTGAGCTCGACGCGCGCGTCGCCTCCATCCTGGCGGCGAATGCTGATGACATGCAGGATGCCCGTGCTCAGGGCATCAGTGGCTCTCTTCTCGACCGGTTGGCGCTCAGTCCCGACCGTGTCGGTGCGATCGCGAATGGCTTGCGCAAGGTGGCGGGATTGCCGGATCCGATCGGATCGCTGACGGGTGGCTGGGTGCTGACGAACGGCATCCGTCTGCAGCGAATACGCGTTCCGCTGGGAGTAGTGGCGATCATCTACGAGGCCCGGCCCAATGTGACGGCGGATGCGGCGGGGCTGTGTTTCAAGTCCGGCAATGCTTCAATTCTACGCGGTTCGTCTTACACACTGCGGTCGAACAACGCGATCGCCAACGCCCTGCGGGCCGCCCTCGAGGGGCTCGGCCTGCCTGCCGACGGCGTCCAACTCATGCAGGACACGAGCCGGGAGGGCGCCACCGCGCTCATGCAGGCGAAGGATTGGATCGATCTTCTCGTGCCGAGGGGCGGTCCCGGCCTTATCTCTGCCATCGAAGAACTGGCGACCGTGCCATTCGTGATAGATGGGGCCGGGAATTGCCACGTCTATGTTGATGCCTCGGCTGACCTCGAGATGGCGGCTGACATCGCGTTCAACGCCAAGACACACCGACCCGGTGTGTGCAATGCAGCCGAGAAGTTGTTGGTGCACGGGGACGTCGCCGCCGAGTTCCTGCCCGTCATTGCAGAGCGATTGCTGAGTGCGGGCGTTGAACTGCGCGGTGATGCTGAAACCCGGGTCATTCTCCCGGGCATCGCACCCGCAACTGAGGACGATTGGCCGACCGAGTTCCTTGATCTCGTCATGGCGATCAAGGTGGTGCCGTCGCTCGATGCCGCGCTCGATCACATTCGTGCGTACTCGACCGGACACACGGAGGCGATAGTGACAGGCGATCTGATGGCTTCCGAGCGATTCGTGCGTGAGACCGACAGCGCGGTCGTCATGGTGAATGCTTCAACGCGTTTCACCGACGGCGAGGAGTTCGGCTTCGGCGCCGAGATAGGTATCTCTACCCAGAAGCTGCATGTTCGCGGCCCGATGGGCCTGGAGGCACTCACCACAGAGAAGTACGTGTTGCATGGGGAAGGCCAGATCCGTTCATGA
- a CDS encoding MoxR family ATPase, producing the protein MITFAAPGDVKVALDEAKYLADDRIAQVVFLAERLGKPVLIEGPAGVGKTELAKALAAVHERRLIRLQCYEGLDESKALYEWNYKKQLLRIQADQGSDWSELEDDIFSEDYLLTRPLLEAITTDEPVVLLIDEIDRVEVETEALLLEVLSEFQVSIPELGTMRAKSQPLVLLTSNNTRELSEALKRRCLFLHIGYPTVEREKAILLARVEGVTEHLAEQVARIVRSVRSFDLKKPPSVSESIDWARTLIALGVAEVEASDVIDTLHVLLKYQTDIERVAKDLEV; encoded by the coding sequence ATGATCACATTTGCCGCACCGGGTGATGTCAAAGTCGCACTCGACGAAGCGAAGTACCTGGCAGACGATCGTATTGCTCAGGTTGTCTTCCTCGCCGAACGCCTGGGCAAACCGGTGCTGATCGAGGGTCCGGCCGGTGTCGGCAAGACCGAACTCGCCAAAGCCCTGGCAGCTGTCCACGAGAGACGGTTGATCCGCTTGCAGTGTTACGAGGGGCTGGACGAATCGAAAGCCCTTTACGAGTGGAACTACAAGAAGCAACTTCTTCGAATTCAAGCCGACCAGGGATCGGACTGGAGTGAGCTCGAAGACGACATCTTCAGCGAGGACTATCTGCTGACCCGCCCGCTGCTCGAGGCGATCACCACCGATGAGCCGGTGGTCTTGTTGATCGATGAGATCGACCGGGTTGAGGTGGAGACGGAGGCGCTCCTCCTCGAGGTGCTTTCCGAATTCCAGGTGTCGATTCCTGAACTCGGAACGATGCGGGCGAAGTCCCAACCGCTTGTGTTGCTCACGTCGAACAACACACGGGAGCTCTCCGAGGCCCTCAAGCGCCGTTGCCTGTTCCTCCACATCGGATACCCGACGGTTGAGCGCGAGAAGGCGATCCTCCTGGCCCGGGTTGAAGGGGTGACCGAGCATCTGGCGGAGCAAGTGGCTCGTATCGTCCGGAGTGTGCGCAGTTTCGACCTGAAGAAGCCACCATCGGTATCTGAGTCGATCGACTGGGCGAGAACCCTCATCGCGCTCGGTGTGGCCGAGGTTGAAGCTTCGGATGTCATCGATACGCTCCACGTGCTGCTCAAGTACCAGACTGACATCGAGCGAGTCGCCAAAGACCTCGAAGTCTGA
- a CDS encoding VWA domain-containing protein — MLLDVLTGFIQELRAAGVPVSMVEAIDATEALRFTDLAERPAFKATLETTLVKNVRHLEAFDTAFEVYFAHHRPEPESSGEKSGPDASQQPPGQSDRPGAGGEVDLDELLEALFQALLSDDLAGIRALVRRAVDEFAGIEPGRPVGGTYYLYRTQRRLGIEGLLERLLESEQGKAQSDLEERLIREEYEERIEQLREEIRDEIRRRLVADRGREAVAKTLRKPLLEDVDLMHASRADLAQIEQIINPLTRKLAARLAHKRRLRRSGRLDFRRTMRRSLATGGVPIDPQFRVPHPIKPEIFMLCDISGSMATFARFTLQFMYAMSSQFSKVRSFAFIDALDEVTSYLEVGTDFPQALDRISTEAEVVWVDGHSDYGRSLDQFWDRFGGSLTRRSTVILTGDARNNYRDVNSSILPKLVEVSRAVYWLNPEPEAYWDTGDSVMGAYSRHCTGAYEVRNLRQLEAFVEQIALPPVGRVARPVPHEPGPGRFWRR, encoded by the coding sequence ATGCTGCTCGACGTCCTCACCGGATTCATCCAGGAGCTGAGAGCAGCGGGCGTTCCCGTGTCGATGGTAGAAGCAATCGATGCCACGGAAGCGCTCCGTTTCACGGATCTTGCCGAGCGGCCTGCGTTCAAGGCAACGCTCGAAACCACTCTGGTCAAGAACGTTCGTCACCTCGAAGCCTTCGACACGGCGTTCGAGGTGTACTTCGCCCATCATCGACCCGAACCCGAATCTTCCGGCGAGAAGTCCGGTCCAGACGCGTCGCAGCAGCCGCCCGGGCAGTCCGACCGGCCGGGTGCCGGAGGCGAGGTAGACCTCGACGAGTTGCTCGAAGCCCTCTTCCAGGCGCTTTTGTCAGATGATCTCGCAGGGATCCGGGCCCTGGTCAGGCGAGCGGTCGACGAGTTCGCCGGCATTGAGCCTGGACGACCGGTGGGCGGCACGTATTACCTCTACCGGACGCAGCGGCGGTTGGGGATCGAAGGCCTGCTCGAGCGACTTCTGGAGTCTGAACAGGGCAAGGCCCAGTCCGATCTCGAAGAGCGCCTCATCCGCGAAGAATACGAGGAGCGGATCGAGCAACTCCGTGAGGAGATCCGTGACGAGATCCGGCGCCGGTTGGTAGCCGACCGGGGTCGAGAAGCTGTGGCCAAGACCCTCAGGAAGCCCTTGCTCGAAGACGTTGATCTGATGCATGCCTCCCGGGCCGACCTGGCCCAAATCGAGCAAATCATCAACCCGCTGACCCGCAAGCTGGCGGCGCGTTTGGCTCACAAGCGCCGGCTGCGGCGGTCGGGACGACTCGACTTTCGGAGAACGATGCGCCGATCACTGGCGACGGGCGGCGTCCCGATCGACCCCCAATTCCGCGTGCCGCATCCGATCAAGCCGGAGATCTTCATGTTGTGTGATATCTCCGGATCGATGGCTACATTCGCCCGGTTCACTCTCCAGTTCATGTATGCGATGTCGAGTCAGTTCTCGAAGGTGCGATCGTTTGCCTTCATCGATGCTCTCGACGAGGTCACTTCATATCTGGAGGTTGGAACCGATTTCCCACAGGCGCTCGACCGGATCTCCACGGAGGCCGAGGTCGTGTGGGTAGATGGTCATTCCGACTACGGCCGATCGTTGGACCAGTTCTGGGACCGTTTCGGTGGCAGCCTGACCCGCCGGTCCACGGTCATCCTCACCGGAGACGCTCGCAACAACTACCGGGACGTGAACAGCTCAATCCTCCCCAAACTGGTTGAGGTCTCACGAGCCGTGTACTGGCTCAACCCTGAGCCGGAGGCATACTGGGACACCGGGGATTCGGTAATGGGTGCCTATTCCCGCCATTGCACCGGGGCGTATGAGGTGCGGAACCTCCGCCAACTCGAGGCATTTGTCGAGCAGATTGCGCTGCCTCCTGTGGGTCGAGTTGCCCGCCCGGTGCCTCACGAACCCGGTCCCGGACGTTTCTGGCGACGCTGA
- a CDS encoding response regulator gives MTQRVLVVEDSAVIRRLIEVCLRPASLEVIMREDGPQGLEAAITDQPDLLVLDIGLPEMDGWEVLYRLRSDIRTKNLPVLVLTAHAEEESRRRADEGGADAFVTKPFQPNEFRQEVLNLLARPRAAVSL, from the coding sequence GTGACACAGCGGGTGCTGGTCGTTGAGGACTCGGCGGTGATCCGCCGGTTGATCGAAGTCTGTCTTCGCCCTGCCAGCCTGGAAGTGATCATGAGGGAGGATGGGCCGCAGGGCCTCGAAGCAGCCATCACAGATCAGCCCGACCTCCTTGTCCTCGATATCGGCCTTCCTGAAATGGACGGGTGGGAGGTCCTCTACAGGCTCCGCTCGGACATCCGCACCAAGAATCTTCCAGTGCTAGTGCTCACAGCACACGCTGAAGAAGAGTCCCGGAGGCGAGCTGATGAGGGCGGTGCCGATGCCTTCGTCACAAAGCCCTTCCAGCCCAACGAATTCCGCCAGGAAGTTCTCAACCTGCTGGCCCGCCCGCGGGCGGCCGTCAGCCTGTAG
- the gap gene encoding type I glyceraldehyde-3-phosphate dehydrogenase, with product MKVAINGFGRIGRAVFRIIAERNDPDLQVVAVNDLTDDDTLAHLLKYDTVFGRFPGDIEVGDGVMKAGGQTVAMLMERDPAALPWSELGVDVVVESTGVFRDRPSLEKHLAAGAKRVLLTVPAKDPVDATVVMGVNDETMTAEAKLVSNASCTTNCLAPLVKVLDEAFGIERGLMTTIHAYTNDQNIADSPHKDLRRARHAAANIIPTTTGAARAVGKVLPHLEGKLDGMAMRVPVADGSIVDFVAELKVDVTKEQINAAFKAAAEGELKGILEYTEDPIVSSDIIGNPHSSIFDSQLTSVMGGNLVKVVSWYDNEWGYSSRVVDMLSAMADQ from the coding sequence ATGAAAGTTGCCATCAACGGTTTCGGGCGTATCGGACGCGCAGTCTTCCGTATCATCGCCGAGCGAAACGACCCCGATCTCCAGGTCGTTGCCGTCAATGACCTGACCGATGACGACACGCTCGCCCATCTGCTCAAGTACGACACGGTGTTCGGTCGGTTTCCCGGAGACATCGAAGTTGGCGACGGCGTCATGAAGGCCGGCGGCCAGACCGTTGCGATGCTCATGGAGCGCGACCCGGCCGCCCTCCCGTGGAGCGAACTCGGAGTGGACGTGGTAGTCGAGTCCACCGGCGTGTTCCGCGATCGCCCGTCACTGGAGAAGCATCTGGCGGCCGGCGCCAAGCGGGTACTGCTTACTGTTCCCGCCAAAGACCCGGTCGACGCCACGGTCGTAATGGGGGTCAACGACGAGACGATGACTGCCGAGGCCAAGCTGGTCTCGAACGCGTCGTGCACGACTAACTGCCTGGCACCGCTTGTGAAAGTACTCGACGAAGCGTTCGGCATCGAGCGTGGATTGATGACCACGATTCACGCCTATACAAACGACCAGAACATTGCCGACAGCCCGCACAAGGACCTTCGTCGGGCCCGTCACGCGGCCGCCAACATCATCCCGACGACCACCGGGGCGGCGCGGGCCGTCGGCAAGGTTCTACCGCATCTAGAGGGCAAGCTAGATGGCATGGCAATGCGGGTTCCCGTTGCAGATGGCTCGATCGTCGACTTTGTCGCAGAACTCAAAGTCGACGTGACGAAGGAACAGATCAATGCCGCCTTCAAAGCTGCTGCCGAGGGAGAACTGAAGGGCATCCTCGAATACACCGAAGACCCCATCGTCTCCTCCGACATCATCGGGAATCCGCATTCCAGTATCTTCGATTCCCAGCTGACCTCGGTCATGGGCGGAAATCTGGTCAAGGTTGTGTCGTGGTACGACAACGAGTGGGGATACTCGAGCCGCGTCGTCGACATGCTCTCGGCGATGGCGGATCAGTAG
- a CDS encoding M23 family metallopeptidase, which translates to MYLASAILLAINLLIPAAASCGGMDPPVPGPVVQGFEPVGRYAGHWGVDYHAVAGTAVTAGQAGTVSFAGVVAGNRTITIDHGGGVKSSYSYLSSVSVEVGERIRRGAAIGLSGRAHGTDAVHFSVRVGGTYVDPNRLFSCSLLDPAAALRLVPVSRRSRSSAYPVG; encoded by the coding sequence TTGTATCTCGCCTCCGCCATCTTGCTGGCGATCAACCTGCTCATCCCGGCTGCGGCAAGCTGTGGTGGCATGGACCCGCCGGTCCCCGGTCCAGTGGTTCAAGGATTCGAGCCGGTGGGCCGGTATGCAGGCCACTGGGGTGTCGACTACCACGCGGTTGCGGGTACGGCAGTCACCGCCGGTCAAGCCGGGACGGTGTCCTTTGCCGGCGTCGTGGCCGGTAATCGGACGATCACGATCGACCATGGTGGCGGGGTGAAGTCCAGCTACTCGTATCTGTCGTCGGTCTCGGTCGAGGTCGGTGAGCGCATCCGTCGCGGTGCGGCCATCGGTCTGTCCGGTCGTGCCCACGGGACGGATGCCGTCCATTTCTCCGTGAGGGTCGGCGGGACCTACGTCGATCCGAACCGACTGTTTTCGTGTTCGCTGCTCGATCCGGCCGCCGCCCTCCGACTCGTGCCCGTCTCCCGAAGGTCTCGATCGTCCGCCTATCCTGTCGGATAG
- the nadD gene encoding nicotinate-nucleotide adenylyltransferase, whose protein sequence is MKRGILGGTFDPPHIAHLIAGEAAYRQLALDIVSFVPAGSPWQKADSGVSGAEHRLAMISLSVEHIPYFVADDIEIRREGSSFMVDTVESFDGEDIVLILGADAALGIRSWHRWRDLLERVDLAVAPRPGVGRHEVEHAVPKPIEWLDMAPLDLSATDVRERARKGLSIRFYVRERVWQYVQEHHVYG, encoded by the coding sequence GTGAAAAGGGGCATTCTAGGCGGAACATTCGATCCGCCCCACATAGCGCATCTAATCGCCGGCGAGGCCGCCTACCGGCAACTGGCGCTCGACATCGTCTCCTTCGTCCCGGCCGGGTCGCCATGGCAAAAGGCCGACTCGGGCGTTTCCGGCGCCGAGCATCGATTGGCGATGATCAGCCTCAGCGTCGAGCATATTCCGTACTTCGTGGCAGACGACATTGAAATCCGGAGGGAGGGGTCGAGCTTCATGGTCGACACGGTAGAGTCATTCGACGGCGAGGACATCGTCCTGATCCTGGGGGCCGATGCTGCGCTCGGCATCCGCTCATGGCATCGGTGGAGGGATCTCCTCGAGCGAGTCGACTTGGCCGTTGCGCCCAGACCAGGGGTTGGACGCCACGAGGTCGAGCATGCTGTACCCAAACCCATCGAATGGCTCGATATGGCGCCGCTCGACCTCTCCGCAACCGACGTGCGCGAGCGGGCTCGCAAAGGCTTGAGCATCCGGTTCTATGTGCGCGAACGGGTGTGGCAGTACGTGCAGGAGCATCACGTTTATGGCTAG